In Candidatus Paceibacterota bacterium, a single genomic region encodes these proteins:
- a CDS encoding DUF167 domain-containing protein codes for MLIEIRVRPNAKRNRVGGTVGDPPRLIVAVQAPAVDGKANEAVLKEVAKAFGVRARDISIVHGELTRDKRLVIDADSDALQMRLDELSGDPRLL; via the coding sequence GTGTTAATAGAAATTCGTGTAAGGCCAAACGCCAAGCGAAATAGAGTTGGAGGCACCGTTGGAGACCCTCCACGGCTGATCGTGGCGGTTCAAGCTCCGGCTGTCGACGGTAAAGCCAATGAGGCGGTACTCAAAGAAGTGGCTAAGGCGTTCGGCGTGAGAGCGCGGGATATCTCAATCGTGCATGGTGAATTGACTAGAGATAAGCGGCTTGTCATAGATGCAGATTCGGACGCCTTGCAGATGCGGCTTGACGAATTGAGTGGTGATCCCAGACTCTTATAA
- a CDS encoding DUF5302 domain-containing protein, with product MSDKKPKDDARAKFLEALEKKKQKSVSGSATGPNAGSKVGGGQAAGGAPKRFQRKSGSA from the coding sequence ATGTCCGATAAGAAGCCAAAAGACGATGCCCGTGCCAAGTTCCTTGAAGCGCTAGAGAAGAAGAAGCAGAAGAGTGTGTCCGGAAGTGCGACGGGCCCAAATGCTGGTTCGAAAGTTGGCGGTGGCCAGGCTGCGGGTGGGGCTCCCAAACGCTTCCAACGTAAATCTGGGTCTGCGTAG
- a CDS encoding MraY family glycosyltransferase gives MQYSIRQFLLLGAFTFILVGALTPIMRALAIRNGAVDSPDIPRKTHKEPVPYLGGVGIAIGILIASYGAMLYSDFSMHTFALASSVLIPALAISIMGLVDDLRGLEPWPRLVLQTIAAVVVASILISTNTIGTPLNIKILDSAVTIFWIVGVCNSINFFDNLDGGASGTVAVIAIFLFFIAYDRQQVLVSALAIVTAGATAGFLMWNKAPAKIYMGDAGSLFLGIIISVLTIRLNPDLAPRSKSLAIPLFLMALPILDTTVAVGSRIYRRISPFQGGRDHLSHRLIRIGIDRHVVAPILWFAAAVFGALALAVYHWPVQHGNQLMIGGVVLWLFLLIFFLRIPSEDEAGR, from the coding sequence ATGCAGTATTCGATACGGCAATTCCTATTGCTTGGTGCTTTCACCTTTATTTTGGTTGGTGCTTTAACGCCAATTATGCGCGCGCTTGCGATCCGAAATGGTGCCGTCGATTCTCCAGATATTCCTCGTAAAACTCACAAAGAGCCCGTGCCTTATTTGGGCGGAGTTGGGATCGCTATAGGAATACTAATCGCCAGTTACGGGGCGATGCTCTACTCGGACTTTTCGATGCACACCTTTGCACTTGCGAGCTCGGTACTCATTCCCGCACTCGCCATTTCAATTATGGGACTCGTTGATGATCTACGTGGGTTAGAGCCGTGGCCGCGGCTGGTTCTTCAAACAATCGCGGCTGTAGTTGTGGCATCCATTCTGATTTCTACTAACACAATTGGGACGCCGCTCAACATCAAGATTCTAGATAGTGCGGTTACGATTTTTTGGATTGTTGGTGTTTGCAACTCGATAAATTTTTTCGACAATCTAGATGGTGGCGCATCGGGTACTGTCGCGGTGATCGCGATTTTCCTTTTTTTCATCGCTTACGACCGCCAACAAGTTTTAGTTAGTGCTCTTGCCATCGTCACCGCAGGTGCTACCGCGGGGTTCTTGATGTGGAACAAGGCTCCAGCCAAGATTTATATGGGAGATGCGGGATCATTGTTTCTAGGGATTATCATCTCTGTATTGACCATTCGCCTAAATCCAGATCTTGCTCCACGGAGTAAATCGCTTGCGATTCCGCTTTTCTTGATGGCATTGCCGATTCTTGACACTACCGTGGCGGTCGGCTCTCGAATCTATAGAAGAATTTCGCCATTTCAAGGCGGTCGTGACCATTTGTCCCACCGACTTATTCGCATTGGAATCGATCGACACGTCGTTGCTCCGATTCTCTGGTTCGCCGCCGCCGTTTTCGGTGCTCTCGCACTCGCTGTCTATCATTGGCCTGTTCAACACGGTAACCAATTGATGATCGGAGGAGTCGTACTTTGGCTTTTCCTTCTCATCTTTTTTCTGCGAATTCCCAGCGAAGATGAGGCAGGTAGGTGA
- a CDS encoding BldC family transcriptional regulator has protein sequence MNRLTDAEVLLTPAEVAALFRVDPKTVTRWAKAGKLTSIRTLGGHRRYRESEVKELLQSRPNSGN, from the coding sequence ATGAACAGGCTTACCGATGCAGAAGTGCTTCTCACTCCAGCGGAAGTTGCAGCACTCTTTCGCGTAGACCCAAAGACGGTTACTAGGTGGGCAAAAGCTGGGAAATTAACCTCTATTCGCACCCTCGGTGGTCATCGCAGATACCGAGAATCGGAAGTTAAAGAGTTGCTTCAAAGCCGTCCAAACTCAGGCAACTAA
- a CDS encoding DUF3073 domain-containing protein: MGRGRSKAKQTKVARDLKYSSQEMDLDRLAKELHGEPDTAKDRDDDDPFAEGNYIPRA, encoded by the coding sequence ATGGGGCGCGGCCGCTCAAAAGCCAAGCAAACCAAAGTTGCTCGCGATCTGAAGTATTCATCCCAAGAGATGGATCTCGACCGCCTAGCAAAAGAGCTGCACGGAGAGCCTGATACGGCGAAAGATCGTGATGATGACGATCCGTTCGCTGAAGGCAACTACATTCCGCGGGCGTAA
- the purM gene encoding phosphoribosylformylglycinamidine cyclo-ligase: protein MSTYRDAGVDIEAGERAVELMKASIAKASRPEVVGGIGGFAGLFDASVLKNYKQPLLATSTDGVGTKTEIARQMGIYDTIGEDLVAMVVDDLVVCGAEPLFMTDYIAVGKVFPERIAEIVKGIAVGCQKANTALIGGETAEHPGLLREDEFDIAGAATGVVDAPNLLGAEKVKKGDLVLAMPSSGFHSNGYSLIRHILVTSKLDLGHTYQDLGRSLGEELLTPTEIYARDCLVLIKALHTDLRTFAHVTGGGLAANTARVIPSGLSARFDRSTWALPVATDLLANLGRIAQADYEATWNCGVGMVAVIDPGSADLALKTLAARGIKAWVAGEVLEIPESPGATLEGSYQAR from the coding sequence ATGTCGACGTACCGCGATGCAGGCGTGGACATTGAAGCCGGAGAACGCGCCGTTGAATTGATGAAGGCTTCTATTGCCAAAGCCTCTCGACCAGAGGTAGTGGGAGGTATCGGCGGATTTGCCGGACTCTTCGATGCCTCGGTTCTCAAGAATTACAAACAACCGTTGCTGGCGACATCTACTGATGGCGTCGGGACCAAGACAGAGATTGCCCGTCAGATGGGAATCTACGACACTATCGGTGAAGACCTTGTCGCGATGGTGGTTGATGATTTGGTGGTTTGCGGAGCCGAGCCACTATTCATGACCGACTACATTGCTGTCGGAAAAGTATTTCCCGAGCGCATTGCTGAAATCGTCAAGGGAATTGCGGTGGGTTGCCAGAAGGCCAACACTGCATTGATTGGTGGAGAGACGGCAGAGCACCCCGGGTTATTGAGGGAAGATGAATTCGATATTGCCGGCGCTGCAACTGGAGTTGTCGATGCGCCCAATCTGCTAGGCGCGGAGAAAGTTAAAAAGGGCGACTTGGTGTTGGCGATGCCGTCCAGCGGGTTTCACTCAAATGGCTACTCCTTGATTCGCCACATCCTTGTGACGAGCAAGTTGGATCTGGGCCACACCTACCAAGATTTAGGAAGATCACTCGGGGAAGAACTCCTGACACCGACTGAGATCTATGCCCGTGATTGCCTGGTCCTCATCAAAGCTCTGCACACGGACCTACGTACTTTTGCCCACGTGACGGGCGGTGGGTTGGCAGCGAATACCGCTCGAGTGATCCCCTCCGGCCTGAGCGCTCGTTTTGACCGCTCCACCTGGGCCCTGCCGGTGGCTACCGATCTCCTAGCCAATCTGGGCAGGATCGCGCAGGCTGACTACGAGGCGACCTGGAACTGTGGAGTGGGCATGGTGGCGGTGATTGACCCCGGCAGCGCTGATTTGGCGCTCAAAACGCTGGCTGCGCGCGGAATTAAGGCCTGGGTCGCAGGTGAAGTCTTAGAGATCCCCGAGTCCCCGGGGGCCACTTTGGAAGGTTCCTACCAAGCACGATAA
- the purF gene encoding amidophosphoribosyltransferase: MTRRPDGLLTHELFPEDKGPQDECGIFGVWAPGEEVAKLTFYGLYALQHRGQESAGIATSDGERILVYKDMGLVSQVFTEADLISLKGELAIGHCRYSTTGSSTWVNAQPTLRPTTYGTLALAHNGNLTNTGSLAEMLQHQSVLTTGKERGATTDTEVMTALLASRDEKNFEASAMAVLPLLEGAFSLVFMDERTLYAARDRHGVRPLVIGKLERGWVVASETAALDIVGASFVREVEPGEFIAIDETGIRSQHWAPPDPKGCLFEYVYLARPDTTIAGRGIHATRVAVGERLAHEHPVEADLVIPVPESGTPAAIGYSRASGIPYGAGFVKNSYVGRTFIQPSQTIRQLGIRLKLNPLREIIEGKRIVVVDDSIVRGNTQRAIVRMLREVGAREIHVRISSPPVKWPCFYGIDFASRAELIASGLEIEEIRRSIGADSLGYVSLEGLIEATTIAESKLCHACFTGEYPISIPTDMSEGKMRLEITPVQGAH, translated from the coding sequence ATGACCCGCCGTCCAGATGGACTACTTACTCACGAACTCTTTCCTGAAGATAAAGGTCCGCAGGATGAGTGCGGAATCTTTGGAGTTTGGGCGCCAGGTGAAGAGGTCGCCAAACTTACTTTTTACGGACTATATGCACTTCAACATCGTGGCCAAGAATCTGCCGGTATTGCAACGAGTGACGGCGAGAGAATTCTTGTTTATAAGGATATGGGTCTGGTTTCGCAAGTTTTCACCGAAGCCGATCTCATCTCTCTCAAGGGCGAGTTGGCAATTGGACATTGCCGATATTCGACTACCGGTTCAAGTACCTGGGTGAATGCGCAACCGACACTTCGTCCCACAACGTACGGCACTCTCGCCCTTGCCCACAATGGCAATCTGACAAACACTGGCAGTCTGGCAGAGATGCTGCAACATCAGAGCGTGCTAACCACTGGTAAAGAACGCGGTGCAACGACTGATACTGAAGTCATGACTGCCCTGCTTGCGAGTCGGGATGAAAAGAACTTCGAAGCAAGTGCGATGGCAGTGCTGCCGCTACTTGAGGGCGCTTTCTCTCTTGTCTTTATGGACGAGCGCACTTTGTATGCAGCCCGTGATCGACATGGAGTGCGTCCATTGGTTATTGGCAAACTAGAACGTGGATGGGTCGTTGCATCCGAGACCGCTGCTTTAGACATTGTCGGTGCATCTTTCGTTCGTGAAGTAGAGCCAGGCGAATTCATCGCAATCGATGAGACTGGTATCCGCTCGCAGCACTGGGCTCCGCCAGACCCTAAAGGTTGTCTTTTCGAGTACGTATATTTAGCGCGTCCGGATACAACCATTGCCGGTCGAGGCATACATGCAACTCGCGTGGCCGTGGGTGAGCGCTTAGCGCATGAACATCCAGTCGAAGCGGACCTCGTCATACCAGTGCCTGAATCGGGGACTCCGGCAGCCATTGGCTACTCGCGTGCATCAGGTATTCCGTACGGCGCTGGTTTTGTAAAGAATTCATACGTTGGCCGCACATTCATTCAACCCAGTCAGACCATTAGACAACTGGGAATTCGCCTCAAACTCAATCCCCTGCGCGAGATTATTGAGGGCAAGCGCATCGTTGTCGTGGACGATTCGATTGTGCGTGGCAACACTCAGCGTGCAATCGTGCGAATGCTCCGTGAAGTGGGCGCACGCGAGATTCATGTGCGAATATCCAGTCCTCCAGTTAAATGGCCCTGCTTCTATGGAATTGATTTTGCCTCACGCGCAGAATTAATCGCGAGCGGCTTGGAGATCGAGGAGATCCGTCGATCGATCGGTGCTGATTCACTGGGATATGTATCCCTAGAGGGATTGATTGAAGCGACGACGATTGCTGAATCCAAGCTCTGTCATGCTTGCTTCACCGGCGAATACCCAATTTCAATCCCGACGGATATGTCCGAGGGAAAGATGCGTTTGGAAATTACTCCCGTGCAAGGGGCTCACTAA
- a CDS encoding sterol carrier family protein, with protein sequence MLDKEILESVKATLRQLSSLAPGRAIEVRIPPYAVIQFGDGPTHTRGTPPNVIEMDAETWLALAEGTLMWTQALASGSVRASGARADLSPYLPLLKLHVIL encoded by the coding sequence ATGCTTGACAAAGAGATTCTTGAATCGGTCAAAGCGACTTTGCGTCAACTTTCGTCCCTTGCCCCGGGTCGGGCGATCGAGGTCCGGATTCCACCGTATGCCGTAATTCAATTTGGTGATGGTCCCACCCATACGCGAGGTACCCCGCCAAATGTCATCGAAATGGATGCTGAAACTTGGCTTGCCTTGGCAGAGGGGACTTTGATGTGGACGCAGGCCCTCGCCTCCGGTTCAGTCCGTGCTTCTGGGGCACGAGCTGACCTCTCGCCGTATCTGCCGCTACTCAAATTGCACGTTATACTTTGA
- the purL gene encoding phosphoribosylformylglycinamidine synthase subunit PurL: MSLDTVAIASTTPNVEQPFAQLGLKIDEYERIREILGRRPSSSELAMYSVMWSEHCSYKSSKVHLRQFGEKAPKTAALLVGIGENAGVVDVGQGYAVTFKIESHNHPSFVEPYQGAATGVGGIVRDILTMGARPIAIMDPLRFGPAEAADTRRVLPGIVAGIGGYGNCLGLPNIGGEISFDETYAGNPLVNALCVGVMRHDEIKLAKASGVGNLVVLFGAKTGGDGIGGVSVLASETFGSTSPAKRPSVQVGDPFTEKVLIECSLEIFAEDLVVGIQDLGGAGLSCATSELASAGTGGMNVALDDVPLRDPSLSPEEILMSESQERMCAIVEPSRIARFLEICKKWDVTATVIGEVTDGDRLIITWHGEVIVDVPPRTVAHEGPVYNRPMAKPDYIDALTAQTPSLPMPKGAEEIRAAVLQLMASPNMADKSWVTAQYDKYVQGNTVQSQPEDSGMVRIDEKTHLGVAISTDANASWSYLNPYEGARLALAEAARNIATAGAKPLAVTNCLNFGSPEDPEVMWQFAETVRGLADGCLEMGLPVTGGNVSFYNQTGTVAILPTPVIGVLGVIQDVRTRTSMALDRSGLDLYLLGETHEDFAGSEWAYMHGQRGGQTPIADLQREMRLIDLLLEGQSIFESAHDLSQGGLAASLSEMTLRKNIGATITLSGEVATALLSETPGRVIVAIESKNADRLGELAKTANITLTKIGTSGGNSLTINEAVIPLDELRRSYTDTIPKLFG; this comes from the coding sequence ATGTCATTAGATACAGTCGCGATTGCAAGTACTACTCCCAATGTTGAACAACCTTTCGCACAACTGGGACTCAAAATCGATGAGTACGAGAGAATTCGCGAGATTCTTGGGCGGCGCCCAAGTTCCAGTGAATTGGCCATGTATTCGGTCATGTGGAGTGAGCACTGCTCCTATAAGTCTTCGAAGGTTCATCTGCGCCAATTCGGTGAAAAAGCCCCTAAAACCGCTGCTCTTCTCGTAGGTATTGGTGAAAACGCAGGAGTCGTAGATGTCGGACAAGGCTACGCAGTGACTTTCAAGATTGAATCCCACAACCATCCCTCATTTGTCGAGCCTTACCAAGGCGCAGCAACTGGAGTCGGTGGAATCGTGCGCGACATTTTGACGATGGGTGCCCGACCAATCGCGATCATGGATCCACTCCGATTCGGCCCTGCAGAAGCCGCTGACACACGCCGAGTGCTTCCTGGCATCGTCGCAGGTATCGGTGGGTATGGAAATTGTCTTGGCCTTCCAAACATCGGTGGAGAAATTAGTTTTGATGAGACATACGCAGGCAACCCACTTGTCAATGCACTCTGCGTTGGCGTCATGCGTCATGATGAGATCAAACTTGCGAAAGCTTCGGGTGTTGGAAATCTTGTGGTCCTCTTTGGAGCGAAGACTGGTGGAGATGGCATTGGAGGAGTTTCAGTTCTTGCAAGTGAAACATTCGGTTCGACGAGTCCTGCCAAACGACCGAGTGTTCAAGTTGGTGATCCTTTTACAGAGAAAGTACTCATCGAGTGCTCCCTTGAAATTTTTGCCGAAGATTTGGTCGTAGGTATTCAAGATTTGGGTGGGGCGGGTCTTTCTTGCGCAACGAGTGAGCTCGCCTCGGCGGGCACTGGCGGAATGAATGTTGCGTTGGATGATGTGCCATTGCGCGATCCCAGTCTTTCCCCAGAAGAGATTTTGATGAGTGAATCTCAAGAACGTATGTGCGCAATCGTCGAACCGAGCAGGATTGCCCGCTTTCTTGAGATCTGTAAAAAATGGGATGTTACCGCGACGGTCATCGGTGAAGTTACCGATGGTGATCGACTAATAATTACCTGGCATGGCGAAGTAATTGTCGATGTTCCTCCGCGCACCGTCGCGCATGAAGGACCTGTCTACAACCGTCCCATGGCAAAGCCCGATTATATTGATGCACTTACTGCTCAGACTCCTTCGCTTCCTATGCCCAAAGGCGCAGAAGAAATTCGTGCGGCTGTGCTCCAGCTCATGGCTAGCCCCAATATGGCTGATAAGAGTTGGGTGACTGCCCAATATGACAAGTACGTTCAAGGCAACACGGTCCAGTCACAGCCCGAAGATTCTGGAATGGTCAGAATTGATGAGAAAACCCATCTAGGTGTGGCTATTTCGACCGATGCTAATGCCTCTTGGTCGTACCTGAACCCATACGAGGGCGCGAGATTGGCGTTGGCCGAAGCTGCTCGCAACATTGCAACTGCTGGCGCTAAACCGTTGGCAGTCACAAACTGTCTCAACTTTGGCTCGCCTGAAGATCCGGAAGTTATGTGGCAATTTGCTGAGACTGTGCGTGGGTTGGCGGACGGTTGTTTGGAAATGGGATTGCCTGTCACTGGAGGAAATGTTTCCTTCTACAACCAGACTGGAACGGTGGCGATCTTGCCGACACCGGTCATCGGAGTTCTTGGCGTGATACAGGATGTACGAACTCGGACGAGCATGGCACTTGATCGTTCGGGCCTTGATCTTTATTTGCTTGGTGAGACGCATGAAGATTTCGCCGGAAGTGAATGGGCTTACATGCACGGTCAACGAGGAGGGCAGACACCGATTGCGGATCTTCAACGTGAAATGAGATTGATAGATCTACTTCTTGAGGGTCAGTCAATTTTTGAATCTGCCCACGATTTGAGTCAAGGCGGGTTGGCGGCCTCACTGTCGGAAATGACATTACGGAAGAACATCGGTGCGACTATTACTCTCTCGGGTGAGGTCGCAACCGCTCTGCTAAGTGAAACACCGGGTCGTGTAATCGTTGCGATCGAATCAAAGAACGCTGACCGACTGGGCGAACTCGCCAAGACTGCGAATATTACTCTAACGAAGATTGGCACCTCGGGGGGGAACTCACTCACAATTAATGAGGCAGTGATCCCACTGGATGAGTTGCGAAGAAGCTACACAGATACGATTCCGAAACTTTTTGGGTAG
- the purQ gene encoding phosphoribosylformylglycinamidine synthase subunit PurQ, which produces MKVGVVTFPGSLDDHDAARAIRAAGAEAVSLWHADPDLHGVDAVILPGGFSYGDYLRCGAISRFAPVMTSIIEKANVGMPVLGICNGFQVLCESHLLPGALTRNQGLHFLCTDQRIRIENTSTSWTSSFSKDQEIVIPLKNGEGSFQCDDPTLEHLEGEGLVVARYVGENPNGSRNLIAGITNARGNVVGLMPHPEHAIDSLTGPSADGLPFFTSIISQMVGK; this is translated from the coding sequence GTGAAAGTTGGCGTAGTCACCTTTCCTGGTTCGCTAGATGATCATGATGCCGCTCGTGCGATTCGTGCAGCCGGTGCAGAGGCAGTCTCTCTCTGGCATGCGGATCCCGATCTGCACGGAGTGGATGCAGTAATTCTTCCTGGTGGATTTTCTTACGGAGACTATTTACGTTGCGGTGCCATTTCGCGTTTTGCGCCGGTGATGACTTCAATTATTGAAAAGGCAAATGTTGGAATGCCGGTTCTAGGAATCTGTAACGGATTCCAAGTTCTATGCGAGTCACACTTACTGCCAGGTGCCCTGACTCGGAACCAAGGCCTGCATTTTCTCTGCACAGACCAGAGAATAAGAATTGAAAATACTTCCACGTCGTGGACCTCATCGTTTAGCAAAGACCAGGAAATTGTTATTCCACTAAAAAATGGCGAGGGATCATTTCAGTGTGATGATCCGACGTTGGAACATCTAGAGGGAGAAGGACTGGTTGTCGCTCGTTACGTTGGAGAGAATCCCAACGGATCGCGCAATTTAATCGCGGGGATTACCAATGCTCGAGGAAACGTCGTCGGACTCATGCCGCATCCCGAGCACGCCATTGATTCCCTGACGGGACCAAGTGCCGATGGGCTTCCATTTTTTACATCAATTATTAGCCAGATGGTAGGAAAGTAG
- the purS gene encoding phosphoribosylformylglycinamidine synthase subunit PurS, giving the protein MAKIVVDVMLKPEILDPQGQAVSAALPRLGFTFATSVRQGKRFEIEVEGEPSAAQLAEISRVAETLLANPVIENFTVRVEK; this is encoded by the coding sequence ATGGCAAAAATCGTGGTCGATGTCATGCTTAAACCAGAGATTCTCGACCCCCAAGGGCAGGCGGTGAGCGCCGCCCTTCCTCGCTTAGGTTTCACTTTTGCGACCTCCGTCCGGCAGGGAAAGCGATTTGAGATCGAAGTCGAAGGCGAGCCATCGGCCGCCCAATTGGCCGAGATCTCTCGAGTAGCGGAAACTTTGTTGGCGAACCCAGTAATTGAAAACTTCACGGTGAGAGTGGAGAAGTAA
- a CDS encoding phosphoribosylaminoimidazolesuccinocarboxamide synthase, translating to MSGFGQAGPPPAAVIPGWTHLRTGKVRDLYSDASGRLLMVTSDRISAFDWVLPTPIPTKGAVLTQLSLFWFEQLKSIVPNHVISVDVPSEVKGRAVIVKPLTMFPIECVARGYLTGSGWSEYKKSQSVCGIPLPSGLLDGSQLPENIFTPATKAAVGDHDININLEQALEIVPKANELSDLTLQLYSAAADYAKGRGIILADTKFEFGVDENDEITLGDEALTPDSSRFWDAQTWSPGGAQPSFDKQFVRDYLVESGWDRESPPPQLPAEIVEKTAERYRDAYLRLTGTPFQD from the coding sequence ATGAGCGGCTTTGGCCAAGCCGGGCCACCACCAGCAGCCGTAATTCCAGGCTGGACACATCTGCGAACTGGAAAGGTTCGTGATCTTTATTCAGACGCGTCGGGCCGCCTGTTGATGGTGACGTCCGATCGGATCTCTGCTTTCGACTGGGTTCTACCCACGCCGATTCCAACAAAGGGGGCCGTACTTACTCAGCTCTCACTCTTCTGGTTCGAACAGTTGAAGAGCATTGTTCCAAATCACGTCATTAGCGTGGATGTTCCATCAGAGGTGAAAGGCCGCGCGGTAATTGTTAAACCGCTGACCATGTTCCCCATTGAATGCGTGGCACGCGGTTACCTCACGGGCAGCGGATGGAGTGAGTATAAAAAGTCGCAGTCAGTCTGTGGCATTCCTCTTCCGAGTGGCCTACTGGATGGCTCACAACTTCCTGAAAATATTTTCACTCCTGCGACGAAGGCGGCAGTTGGAGACCACGACATAAATATCAATCTAGAACAAGCACTTGAAATTGTTCCTAAAGCAAATGAACTCAGCGATCTGACTCTCCAGCTCTATAGCGCCGCCGCTGATTACGCCAAGGGCCGCGGAATTATCCTCGCTGACACGAAATTCGAATTCGGCGTTGATGAAAATGATGAGATCACTCTGGGCGATGAGGCTCTGACTCCAGACTCATCCAGGTTCTGGGATGCACAAACATGGAGTCCTGGTGGAGCCCAGCCTTCTTTCGACAAACAATTTGTTCGCGACTACTTGGTGGAAAGCGGGTGGGATCGTGAATCCCCACCGCCGCAGTTGCCTGCAGAGATCGTCGAGAAGACGGCAGAACGTTACCGAGATGCATATTTGAGGCTTACCGGCACACCCTTCCAGGATTAG
- the purB gene encoding adenylosuccinate lyase: protein MGENVPVSVLASRYASGAMREIFAPEAKIISERKLWLAVARAQSKLGHPISQDVIRDYEKVITQVDLSSIDAREKITRHDVKARIEEFNALAGHEAIHAGMTSRDLTENIEALQIRNGLLIVRDKTVALLARLGERATQYADQPIAGRSHNVPAQITTLGKRFASASEELLFAYERLSSLLERYPLRGIKGPVGTAQDSIDLLGSSEAHKQLELSIASELGFDHVLDSTGQVYPRSFDFDVLSSLLQIAAAPSSLATSIRLMAGAELVTEGFKAGQVGSSAMPHKMNTRSCERVNGLTVLLRGYVSMAGELAGDQWNEGDVSCSVVRRVAIPDAFYAIDGLLETMLTVISEFGIFPAVIEAELERYLPFLASTKILMASVKAGVGREAAHEIIKEHATQAALAMREGKPNLLLAALADDPRIPLDRESLAALISNPIEFTGDAREQVARVVKRIELITATHHDAANYKPGTIR from the coding sequence ATGGGCGAGAATGTACCAGTGAGTGTTCTGGCGAGTAGATATGCATCAGGTGCAATGCGCGAGATCTTTGCGCCGGAAGCCAAAATAATTTCTGAGAGAAAACTCTGGCTTGCAGTCGCACGAGCTCAATCCAAACTCGGTCACCCAATTAGCCAGGATGTTATTCGGGATTACGAAAAGGTAATCACTCAAGTTGATCTCTCTTCCATCGATGCGAGAGAGAAGATCACTCGTCATGATGTGAAAGCAAGAATAGAAGAGTTCAATGCTTTGGCTGGCCACGAGGCTATCCATGCTGGAATGACAAGTCGTGACCTGACGGAAAATATTGAAGCACTTCAAATCAGAAATGGCTTGCTTATTGTCCGAGACAAGACGGTTGCTTTGTTAGCCCGCTTAGGTGAGCGAGCAACCCAATATGCCGATCAACCAATCGCCGGCCGTTCACACAACGTTCCGGCCCAGATCACAACTCTTGGAAAACGTTTTGCCTCAGCCTCGGAAGAATTACTTTTTGCCTACGAACGCCTCTCCTCTCTTTTGGAGCGCTACCCGCTTCGAGGAATAAAGGGGCCGGTCGGAACAGCGCAAGATTCCATCGATCTGCTCGGATCCTCGGAAGCACACAAGCAACTCGAACTCTCAATTGCTTCTGAATTAGGTTTTGATCACGTACTGGATTCAACAGGTCAGGTTTATCCTCGCTCCTTCGATTTTGATGTTCTCTCTTCGTTGCTTCAGATTGCAGCAGCGCCATCCTCGCTAGCGACTTCTATTCGGCTTATGGCGGGTGCCGAACTTGTCACGGAAGGTTTCAAGGCCGGACAAGTTGGCTCCTCCGCCATGCCGCATAAAATGAATACTCGTTCTTGCGAACGTGTAAATGGTCTCACTGTGCTTCTCCGCGGGTACGTCTCTATGGCTGGCGAATTAGCCGGAGACCAGTGGAACGAAGGCGATGTCTCATGCAGCGTTGTGCGCCGCGTGGCGATTCCGGATGCTTTTTATGCCATTGATGGGCTGTTGGAGACCATGCTCACCGTAATCAGTGAATTTGGTATTTTCCCGGCAGTTATTGAGGCAGAACTTGAGCGGTACCTGCCATTTCTGGCCAGCACCAAAATCCTGATGGCAAGTGTGAAGGCGGGTGTGGGTCGTGAAGCCGCCCATGAGATTATCAAAGAGCACGCAACCCAAGCTGCATTAGCCATGCGCGAAGGAAAACCCAACTTACTTCTCGCTGCTCTCGCTGATGATCCAAGGATTCCGCTGGATAGGGAGAGCCTGGCTGCACTCATCAGCAATCCCATTGAATTCACGGGCGATGCCCGTGAGCAGGTTGCCCGCGTTGTGAAGAGAATTGAATTGATTACCGCGACGCATCACGATGCCGCCAATTACAAACCAGGGACGATTCGATGA